One window of Trichoderma breve strain T069 chromosome 3, whole genome shotgun sequence genomic DNA carries:
- a CDS encoding ankyrin repeats (3 copies) domain-containing protein, with amino-acid sequence MDSTELFTSGRKISSDLLQLVVLFQLRQSPNYRHLAAEEQRFQLWAHSLGLYQQGHASLDYRVRDAEIVKSGFARILEELQTHIENLLAIERNERLPYEAQDISKGDRETVDNDGDRSDSERDNSPEASEVSSPSDNSSFHEVEFRLNGLNDAITALYSLADKIRSSLHRPQRNIHQLYKHVPAEKRDAEIQEREEVEIAAVCYLHRQYLMENTDKTATAYDAADEIFAKYSSAGHWLLRRTGIANARRKQQFIYWKEHVVRLNQMRAELAEQKIVHINPGTDGPVQSPLQLNPKFENTEQAVLPAIPISTTTATTLKPGDLRSAISYQTRVSTVISPGGKKLEWPDPPRVDLVGGYFICPYCKTLCPEKYLQKNVWTVHLIHDLQPYHCTYEQCLDPNQVYGSRQEWINHENGHTRVWHCHEHSEEFETQPEYIQHLEDSHPDSTPEHFSPALVAAAVGPSIRIRRDCPFCPSGFSDIAQMQSHLIFHLERLAQLALHNGPNVSDGDTESGHSSQSHQGQLRGRKDSIFRDFDTEEDESSFAELVASDETATVNTPSDVILNETTLSAVSGAICAPNVNEWLQDLVTDESPEQTNTAHEDISTSRSPPKSNLKRFPLTEEYTIGWICSNSKTLSLAVAMLDERYAYPTAPINASYTYIKGSIGHHNIVISYPRIEDSIEDPTKKLNPNDLRMSFPSIQYCFIIGIGSGISPIIQLGDVVITKPPQHFQRVNSIQYTNDLPEAWQHFPSSLLWALNQVELAWSDFYSGTIPRHIEEAKEKAPHLRSLRLNPDRTQDLLFQSRPPRDIKVHFGKTISETWVIEKDTILNELGIGFEIDMLCIEQKAAYFRTTVPYLLISGICDYADSHKNETWQDYATANAVACAKGIVEYIPSQDTEPDTPPLRSSKVDPFRWLSAIDYQSQLDHNLTKYAPGTCQWFLESEQYREWCNLDGKALLLHGPPGSGKSMIASRVLDHLSTTLLSEKSAVFCYAFCNFYRANEERAENIMCNLLKQLCQIQSPLPQSVENLFARHRSQRTQPSLDEAAFIVVDGLDECEPSSASQFVSKILDLLVDTRANFFATSRSLPNIIGKFREHNSIIIDMPSNSAADDIGQYIKSNAKRLPDFVNHSPDVLEQVTNTIIKYSDGLFRTARFLLDSIVDSKTPESMMDTLEEQSRRNDTLGAMMTRIRGQDADRRDLAMNTLLWMTFAFYPLGIRQLQHALAVEVGESNLDEANIPDADDIASVCAGLVVIDTERDTFSFCHKSVESWMIERRNKLFPDAWLYITRACLTYLSFTEFESGIALNEDDLNSRFQQYPLYAYAAYYWGFYALEANAAAAAQVIFLHIIILNEAGDQIAYVALPGVSVAIHVAAFFGLKEAMKVLLNVFDVDLKAYGGWTPLMVAAMSGRNSMVELLLAKGANIEATDDGGRTALSLAVFRVREDMVDLLITHGANVNLHDGDGSTPLLTAIDRGDKALVQLLLARGAYIELESKNGEAPVAYAAKKEDEDIASLLLAARPKPSMGKSP; translated from the exons ATGGACTCTACAGAGCTTTTTACAAGCGGTAGAAAAATATCGAGTGACTTGCTTCAACTGGTTGTCCTCTTTCAACTCAGGCAATCGCCAAACTATCGGCATTTGGCcgcagaagagcagagatTCCAGCTGTGGGCGCACAGTCTTGGGTTATACCAGCAAGGACATGCATCTCTGGATTACCGGGTTCGGGATGCTGAAATCGTCAAGTCCGGATTCGCCCGCATTCTTGAAGAACTTCAAACACAT ATAGAGAATCTTCTCGCGATAGAACGTAACGAACGCCTCCCATACGAAGCACAGGATATCTCGAAGGGTGATCGTGAGACAGTAGATAACGACGGCGATAGATCGGACTCAGAGAGAGATAATTCTCCTGAAGCTAGCGAAGTATCCTCTCCGAGCGATAATAGTTCGTTCCATGAGGTTGAATTCCGACTTAATGGCCTGAATGACGCTATCACGGCGCTTTATAGCCTTGCAGACAAGATCAGAAGCTCACTTCATCGGCCACAACGCAACATACATCAGCTATACAAGCATGTGCCAGctgaaaagagagatgcGGAGATacaggagagagaggaagtTGAGATTGCGGCCGTTTGTTATTTGCATCGCCAGTACCTAATGGAGAATACCGACAAGACAGCGACGGCATATGACGCTGCTGATGAAATATTCGCCAAATATTCGTCCGCAGGACATTGGCTTCTCCGGAGAACTGGCATTGCTAATGCCCGCCGAAAGCAACAGTTTATTTATTGGAAAGAGCATGTTGTTAGGCTTAACCAGATGCGAGCTGAATTGGCTGAGCAAAAAATCGTTCATATTAACCCTGGAACAGACGGGCCTGTCCAGAGTCCTTTGCAGCTCAACCCGAAGTTCGAGAACACAGAACAGGCAGTGTTACCTGCCATACCAATCTCGACAACGACAGCTACAACGTTGAAGCCTGGCGACCTCAGATCTGCCATTTCGTACCAGACTCGGGTATCGACAGTCATTAGCCCTGGTGGTAAGAAGCTTGAGTGGCCAGATCCGCCAAGAGTAGACCTCGTAGGCGGATATTTTATTTGTCCATATTGCAAAACTTTATGTCCTGAGAAGTATCTTCAAAAGAATGTGTGGAC TGTTCACCTAATCCATGATTTACAGCCGTACCATTGCACATACGAACAATGCCTAGACCCGAACCAAGTCTATGGAAGTCGACAAGAATGGATTAATCATGAAAACGGGCATACGCGCGTGTGGCATTGCCATGAACACAGTGAAGAATTTGAAACTCAGCCCGAATATATTCAGCACTTGGAAGACTCCCATCCCGATAGCACTCCCGAGCATTTTTCACCTGCATTagttgctgccgctgttggTCCCTCAATACGGATTCGCCGAGACTGCCCCTTCTGTCCAAGCGGCTTCTCTGATATTGCACAAATGCAATCACATCTCATTTTCCATCTGGAACGGCTTGCACAACTTGCCCTCCACAATGGCCCGAACGTTTCAGACGGCGATACCGAGTCTGGGCATTCATCACAAAGTCATCAGGGGCAGTTGCGGGGTCGAAAAGACTCGATATTTCGAGATTTTGATacagaagaagacgaatcATCATTTGCAGAGCTTGTAGCAAGCGATGAGACAGCGACAGTTAATACCCCATCTGATGTTATCTTGAATGAAACAACTCTTAGTGCTGTTTCTGGAGCAATATGCGCACCCAATGTCAATGAATGGTTGCAAGATCTAGTTACGGATGAATCGCCAGAGCAGACAAACACAGCACACGAAGACATTTCAACCAGTCGctcgccgccaaagagcaATCTCAAACGTTTCCCTCTCACAGAGGAATACACCATAGGATGGATATGCTCGAACTCAAAGACACTATCCTTGGCGGTTGCTATGTTGGATGAAAGATATGCCTATCCGACAGCCCCAATCAATGCCTCTTATACATATATAAAGGGATCTATTGGCCATCATAATATCGTCATTTCATATCCGCGTATCGAGGATTCTATCGAGGATCCGACGAAGAAACTGAATCCAAATGACTTGCGCATGTCATTTCCTTCTATTCAATACTGTTTCATTATCGGAATTGGTAGTGGAATATCCCCTATTATTCAGCTAGGCGACGTTGTCATCACCAAACCCCCGCAGCACTTCCAACGAGTGAATTCGATTCAATATACAAACGACCTACCTGAAGCTTGGCAACACTTTCCTAGCTCCTTACTCTGGGCTTTAAATCAGGTAGAATTGGCGTGGAGCGATTTCTATTCGGGCACAATACCAAGACATATCGAAGAAGCGAAGGAGAAGGCACCTCATCTGCGTTCTTTACGCCTCAATCCGGACCGAACGCAAGATTTATTATTTCAATCAAG GCCGCCCCGAGATATTAAAGTCCACTTCGGAAAGACCATTTCTGAAACCTGGGTCATTGAGAAAGATACCATCCTAAATGAGCTCGGAATTGGTTTTGAAATTGATATGCTCTGTATAGAGCAAAAGGCAGCGTACTTTAGGACAACTGTACCGTATCTTCTCATTAGCGGCATCTGTGACTATGCAGATTCACACAAAAACGAGACTTGGCAGGACTATGCGACAGCTAACGCAGTGGCTTGTGCAAAAGGCATTGTAGAATACATTCCATCTCAAGATACTGAACCAG ATACTCCTCCCCTGCGATCTTCCAAGGTGGATCCTTTTCGCTGGCTGTCAGCAATCGATTATCAGTCTCAACTGGACCACAACCTGACCAAATATGCCCCAGGGACCTGTCAGTGGTTTCTTGAATCGGAACAATATCGAGAATGGTGTAACCTAGATGGTAAAGCACTTTTGCTACATGGACCTCCTGGATCCGGAAAATCGATGATTGCGTCAAGAGTTCTTGACCACCTCTCCACTACATTGCTCTCAGAGAAATCAGCTGTTTTCTGTTACGCGTTTTGTAACTTTTACCGCGCAAATGAGGAGAGGGCTGAAAACATAATGTGCAATCTACTCAAGCAACTATGCCAGATCCAATCGCCTCTGCCCCAAAGTGTCGAAAATTTATTCGCCCGGCACAGGAGTCAAAGAACTCAGCCATCCCTTGATGAGGCG GCATTCATTGTTGTTGACGGGTTGGACGAGTGTGAACCTTCAAGTGCATCACAATTCGTATCGAAAATCCTGGATTTGCTCGTCGATACAAGAGCAAATTTCTTCGCAACTTCGAGATCCCTTCCTAACATTATTGGAAAATTTCGAGAGCATAATTCAATCATCATAGATATGCCTTCAAATTCAGCTGCTGACGATATTGGTCAATACATTAAAAGCAACGCGAAACGCCTCCCGGACTTTGTGAACCACAGTCCTGATGTGTTGGAACAAGTAactaatactattataaaatattctGATGGATT ATTTCGTACTGcccgttttcttcttgactcGATAGTGGACTCAAAGACACCTGAGAGCATGATGGATACTCTAGAGGAACAGTCACGTCGCAACGATACTCTTGGtgcgatgatgacgagaataagaggccaagatgcagaCAGGAGAGACCTGGCTATGAACACTCTTTTATGGATGACATTCGCATTTTATCCTCTGGGAATAAGACAACTACAACATGCGCTCGCAGTGGAGGTTGGGGAATCGAATCTCGATGAAGCAAATATTCCAGATGCCGACGATATAGCCTCGGTTTGTGCTGGTCTAGTTGTTATCGATACAGAAAGAGATACTTTCAGTTTCTGTCATAAGTCCGTGGAAAGCTGGATGATCGAACGGCGCAACAAGCTATTTCCTGATGCTTGGCTCTACATTACTAGAGCCTGCCTAACATATCTCTCGTTTACGGAATTTGAGAGTGGAATAGCCCTGAATGAGGATGACCTCAACAGTCGCTTCCAACAATATCCCCTTTATGCCTATGCGGCTTATTATTGGGGCTTTTATGCCCTTGAG GCGAATGCTGCAGCGGCGGCCCAGGTAATATTCTTGCATATAATAATCTTGAATGAAGCTGGGGACCAAATAGCATATGTGGCATTGCCCGGAGTGTCAGTTGCGATACATGTAGCGGCATTCTTTGGTTTGAAAGAGGCGATGAAAGTTCTCCTGAATGTCTTCGACGTGGATCTCAAGGCCTATGGCGGTTGGACACCGCTAATGGTCGCGGCCATGTCGGGACGAAACTCAATGGTAGAGCTGCTACTTGCCAAAGGGGCTAATATAGAAGCTACAGATGACGGGGGACGCACGGCATTATCGCTGGCGGTTTTCAGAGTGAGAGAAGATATGGTGGATTTGCTAATCACGCATGGTGCCAATGTCAACCttcatgatggtgatggcagTACACCTTTATTAACTGCAATTGACAGAGGGGATAAAGCCTTGGTACAGCTGCTATTAGCTCGTGGAGCATATattgagctggagagcaaAAATGGCGAAGCACCTGTTGCATACgccgccaagaaggaagatgaagatattgCCAGTCTATTGTTGGCAGCGAGGCCGAAACCTTCCATGGGAAAGAGTCCGTGA